From the Pseudomonadota bacterium genome, one window contains:
- a CDS encoding acyl-CoA dehydrogenase has translation MDFQLPEEQKLFQESVRGFAERHLSDGALERAHNHEYPYDVAKLMSEQGLLGITIKEEDGGIGGTLLDAVLAIEQVSQVCPRSADVIQAGNFGAIRTFAEYATPEQKEEYLPGLLAGEKVVAVGMTEPTAGSATTDLQTTATPDGDGFRINGEKVFIGNSEYADVIVLYVRFGPGLGGIGSVLIENGMDGYTKGAPTPYLNGERWVSMFFDNVYVPKERVLLGPGGFKKQITGFNAERIGNTARSISLARHAYRLARDYALDREQFGRSICEFQGLQWKFADMKVKLDAGQLLLYRAATNADRGLPDPQETSIAKLFCNQAGFEVCNEAMQVMGALGFSQDSLVEYCLRRCRGWMIAGGSLEMMRNRIAEGVFKRRFSQRPPREATAEAAE, from the coding sequence ATGGATTTTCAGCTACCAGAGGAACAAAAGCTATTTCAGGAGTCAGTTCGTGGATTCGCGGAACGGCATCTTTCGGATGGCGCACTCGAACGCGCCCATAATCATGAGTATCCCTATGATGTCGCTAAGTTGATGTCTGAACAAGGGCTTCTAGGTATCACAATTAAGGAAGAGGATGGTGGCATAGGGGGGACTTTACTGGACGCCGTTCTCGCTATAGAGCAGGTTAGCCAAGTTTGCCCAAGGTCCGCAGATGTAATTCAGGCGGGTAACTTTGGAGCCATTCGCACCTTTGCAGAATATGCCACACCAGAGCAAAAAGAGGAATATTTACCTGGACTTTTGGCAGGGGAAAAGGTTGTGGCTGTTGGCATGACAGAGCCGACCGCTGGTTCAGCCACAACAGATCTTCAAACAACGGCTACTCCAGATGGAGACGGGTTCCGAATTAATGGGGAGAAAGTATTTATTGGTAATAGTGAATATGCCGATGTTATCGTTCTTTATGTTCGATTCGGCCCTGGCCTTGGCGGTATCGGATCGGTTTTGATTGAAAATGGAATGGACGGCTACACTAAAGGTGCCCCTACACCTTACCTAAATGGTGAGCGTTGGGTCTCGATGTTTTTTGACAATGTTTATGTGCCAAAAGAAAGAGTCTTGCTCGGTCCTGGTGGTTTTAAAAAGCAAATCACTGGCTTCAACGCCGAACGCATCGGGAATACGGCGCGTTCGATCTCTCTTGCCAGACATGCATACCGCCTCGCTCGTGACTATGCACTTGATCGCGAGCAATTTGGTAGATCAATCTGTGAGTTCCAGGGACTCCAGTGGAAATTTGCAGATATGAAAGTGAAGCTTGATGCCGGCCAGTTACTGCTATATCGAGCAGCAACTAACGCTGATCGCGGATTACCCGACCCGCAAGAAACCTCAATCGCTAAATTATTTTGTAATCAAGCGGGATTTGAGGTCTGCAATGAGGCAATGCAGGTAATGGGTGCGCTCGGTTTCTCTCAAGATTCCCTTGTCGAGTACTGTTTACGCCGTTGTCGAGGTTGGATGATTGCGGGTGGTTCATTGGAAATGATGAGAAATCGGATAGCTGAAGGAGTATTCAAAAGACGATTTTCTCAGCGTCCCCCGCGCGAAGCAACGGCAGAAGCGGCGGAATAG
- a CDS encoding acetate--CoA ligase family protein → MPRKASLADALFRPRSVAMIGASDEGRRHNAMALLYLEKHGYKGRIIPVNPKRKKVYNHKCYVNVSDAPGPIDHALVMTPARTVPSVIQDCAKAGVRVATVFSANFAEAGSDGIRLQDEMMRIAKEGNVRIVGPNCMGVYCMDPPAIISPNRIMQIPKIEKGSIGVISQSGSLTGTFVSRGQHRGLAFSKIVSIGNECDVSVPEITEIMIDDPKTKIILMFLETIRNYKAFAAAARRAFYKNVPIVVYKIGRSEAAAEFTASHTGAIAGTDSAVDAFFKQHGIIRVRHFESLFEMTYLAMGRKPIKNKNVAVIASTGGGGGMVVDNLGVNGLSPTPLPKDAERRIFKAGGTFSNGPLIDVTLAGAYPKNVRQILQEAFNARNNGAVIMTPGSSAEFNPERTVMPLKEFLGHDKPFGAALIPEAADTARLMSSLKIPAFKSPESCADAMRGFLEWEAPRALPKRTSVDLSRISKAINRTEGSILSEKECQRIFKILGIRQVKSVFVTTALQALSKAKGIGFPLAVKVVSADIPHKTEAGGIELEIKSLSDLKAAIKRIKRNVHKTSPNAKIDGFLVQRMETGLAEILVGFRVDDIVGPTVVVGSGGIMSEIYNDAAVRLAPVTERTALEMLHEVKGLAPVRGYRGLPKGDLKAVATIIHKLSQLAFLVDKITDAEINPVIIKKRGAIAVDGLIIKTR, encoded by the coding sequence ATGCCTCGTAAAGCAAGCTTAGCCGACGCACTTTTCCGCCCACGCTCAGTAGCCATGATAGGTGCCTCTGATGAGGGGCGCCGTCATAATGCGATGGCGCTTCTATATCTAGAAAAACATGGTTATAAAGGGCGAATAATTCCGGTTAATCCCAAGCGTAAAAAAGTTTACAACCACAAATGCTACGTCAACGTCTCAGATGCCCCGGGCCCTATAGACCACGCCTTGGTGATGACACCAGCACGGACAGTCCCCTCAGTAATACAAGACTGCGCAAAAGCTGGGGTAAGAGTGGCAACAGTATTTAGTGCTAATTTTGCTGAAGCCGGATCAGACGGAATTAGACTCCAAGACGAAATGATGCGAATTGCAAAAGAAGGCAACGTACGAATTGTTGGCCCGAATTGTATGGGTGTCTACTGCATGGACCCACCGGCAATAATATCACCGAATCGGATAATGCAAATCCCCAAGATTGAGAAGGGAAGTATCGGGGTCATTAGTCAAAGTGGGAGTCTTACAGGAACTTTTGTTTCCCGGGGACAGCATCGTGGTCTTGCCTTTTCAAAAATTGTCTCGATCGGAAATGAATGTGACGTATCTGTACCTGAAATCACTGAAATTATGATCGATGATCCAAAAACAAAAATTATTCTTATGTTCTTGGAGACTATTCGCAATTACAAAGCATTTGCTGCAGCGGCGCGGCGTGCCTTCTATAAAAATGTACCTATCGTAGTTTATAAAATTGGAAGGTCCGAGGCAGCAGCAGAGTTCACTGCATCGCATACAGGCGCGATCGCAGGAACTGATTCTGCTGTCGATGCTTTTTTTAAACAGCATGGCATCATCAGGGTGCGGCATTTCGAGAGCCTTTTCGAAATGACTTATCTTGCAATGGGCCGAAAGCCAATCAAAAATAAAAATGTTGCAGTAATCGCATCTACTGGTGGTGGTGGTGGAATGGTTGTTGATAATCTTGGCGTTAATGGCCTTTCACCCACACCGCTCCCAAAAGATGCAGAACGCCGAATATTTAAGGCTGGAGGTACATTTTCAAATGGACCATTAATCGACGTAACCCTTGCCGGGGCTTACCCCAAAAATGTCAGACAAATACTACAAGAGGCCTTTAATGCGCGTAATAATGGTGCAGTAATAATGACGCCGGGTTCGTCAGCCGAATTCAATCCTGAACGGACTGTCATGCCTTTGAAGGAATTTCTTGGGCATGATAAACCTTTCGGAGCAGCTTTGATCCCGGAAGCTGCTGATACAGCTCGACTAATGAGTTCGCTGAAAATTCCCGCCTTTAAATCACCTGAGAGCTGCGCAGACGCAATGCGCGGTTTTCTGGAATGGGAGGCTCCTCGGGCATTACCAAAAAGAACAAGTGTAGATTTATCTCGCATTTCAAAGGCAATAAACCGCACCGAAGGTTCAATTCTGAGTGAAAAGGAGTGTCAAAGGATTTTCAAAATACTCGGCATAAGACAGGTGAAATCGGTTTTTGTTACCACAGCGCTCCAAGCATTGTCTAAGGCCAAAGGAATTGGGTTTCCTTTAGCTGTGAAGGTTGTTTCTGCCGACATACCACACAAAACTGAAGCTGGAGGCATTGAGTTAGAGATAAAGTCTCTTAGTGATTTAAAGGCCGCAATTAAACGGATTAAACGTAATGTTCACAAGACTTCACCAAATGCAAAGATTGATGGTTTCCTTGTGCAGCGTATGGAAACCGGCTTAGCTGAGATTCTAGTTGGCTTTCGAGTGGACGATATTGTTGGACCTACTGTTGTAGTCGGTTCTGGTGGTATAATGTCTGAGATTTATAATGACGCGGCGGTAAGGTTAGCGCCGGTCACAGAAAGAACCGCGTTGGAAATGCTTCATGAAGTAAAAGGGTTAGCCCCAGTCCGTGGGTACCGCGGACTTCCGAAAGGAGACCTAAAAGCGGTCGCAACTATAATCCATAAGCTTTCACAATTAGCCTTCCTAGTTGATAAGATCACTGATGCAGAAATTAACCCAGTGATCATTAAAAAACGAGGGGCTATTGCAGTTGATGGCTTAATAATAAAAACCCGCTAA
- a CDS encoding acetate--CoA ligase family protein has product MASSRLAKALFEPQNIALIGASDDKGRNNSRPQQFLEKHGYKGKIYPINPRRKKVYGVKAYQSVTEVPDRVDHAFIMTGPKAVPAVMRDCAQAKVKVATIFTADFAESGTDGAKLQEEVVKEAKKGNVRVIGPNCMGIYCMDPPAMISPNTVLQLPRIYKGNIGVISQSGSLTGTFLSRGQHRGMAFSKMVSIGNECDVSVAEIGEILIKDPKTKCILLFLETIRHEPAFTEMVRRAFTARKPVIVYKLGRSDAAAEFTASHTGAIAGTDSAVDAYFKHNGVVRVDQFETLLEMPNLLIGRKPRPGKNVSVITTTGGGGGMAVDRLGVAGLNAVPLPEDAVARIEKEGGLISNGPLLDLTYKGATAENTERVLKEVMNSDSNDAAVMVVGSSAQFNPEVSVQSLIKFAKKAKPLGGFLVPEAAESGRLLTKAGVPCFRTPESCADAMHSFLHWQEPVPLRRNPQFDLKAARKALGSRTGCGLSERECRTVFSKLGINQVAAAFAKDVEKAVQAAKSVGFPCVAKIVSRDIPHKTEVGGVLLNIENSKQLKTKVQDMKARVSRLLPQAKIEGFLIQSMEKGLAEVLIGYRVDELVGPTVVLSAGGVLSEVYGDAAVRMAPVSHATALDMIKEVKGLAPICGYRGMPQGDLQAIANALVALSQLAFIKRPKLTEAEINPLIVREDGEGAVAADGLIILQ; this is encoded by the coding sequence ATGGCCAGCTCTCGCTTAGCAAAAGCACTCTTTGAACCGCAAAATATTGCATTAATCGGGGCCTCAGACGATAAGGGACGCAATAATTCACGTCCACAACAATTCCTAGAAAAGCACGGCTACAAGGGTAAAATCTATCCTATCAATCCAAGACGAAAAAAAGTCTATGGTGTTAAAGCATATCAATCAGTCACTGAAGTTCCTGACCGGGTTGACCACGCGTTCATAATGACTGGACCAAAAGCAGTTCCAGCGGTGATGCGGGACTGCGCGCAAGCCAAGGTTAAAGTAGCAACCATCTTCACCGCTGATTTCGCTGAATCCGGGACTGACGGCGCAAAACTGCAAGAAGAGGTCGTTAAAGAAGCAAAAAAAGGCAATGTACGTGTGATTGGCCCTAATTGTATGGGCATCTACTGTATGGATCCACCTGCAATGATCTCGCCCAATACGGTATTGCAACTACCAAGAATATATAAAGGCAATATTGGCGTAATCTCTCAGAGTGGCAGCCTTACTGGTACATTTCTGTCGCGCGGCCAGCATCGTGGCATGGCTTTTTCGAAAATGGTCTCTATTGGCAATGAATGTGATGTGTCTGTCGCTGAAATCGGAGAGATTCTAATAAAGGATCCAAAAACAAAATGCATTCTGCTCTTTTTGGAGACTATACGACATGAGCCGGCGTTTACGGAAATGGTTCGTCGCGCCTTTACCGCAAGAAAACCCGTAATTGTATATAAACTTGGCCGTTCAGATGCTGCCGCTGAGTTCACCGCAAGTCATACCGGTGCCATTGCTGGGACAGATAGTGCTGTTGATGCTTATTTTAAACATAACGGCGTGGTGAGAGTGGACCAGTTCGAAACGCTTTTAGAAATGCCTAATTTGTTAATTGGTCGGAAACCTCGACCCGGTAAGAACGTATCAGTCATCACAACAACTGGTGGTGGAGGTGGTATGGCCGTTGATCGTCTGGGGGTCGCTGGACTAAACGCTGTGCCTCTGCCAGAGGACGCAGTTGCACGTATCGAGAAAGAAGGGGGACTAATCTCAAATGGCCCACTATTGGATCTTACATATAAAGGTGCAACTGCGGAAAACACGGAGCGGGTGCTCAAAGAGGTAATGAATTCAGATTCTAACGATGCCGCGGTCATGGTTGTGGGATCGTCGGCTCAATTCAATCCGGAAGTTTCTGTACAATCCCTAATAAAGTTTGCCAAAAAAGCTAAACCTCTGGGAGGTTTCTTGGTTCCAGAAGCTGCAGAAAGCGGCCGACTTCTGACCAAAGCGGGAGTACCTTGCTTCCGGACGCCCGAGAGTTGTGCAGATGCCATGCATTCATTCCTCCACTGGCAAGAACCTGTGCCACTCCGAAGAAACCCTCAGTTTGATCTCAAAGCAGCCCGCAAGGCGCTTGGCAGTCGAACCGGTTGTGGACTTAGCGAAAGAGAATGTCGCACGGTTTTTAGTAAACTGGGAATAAACCAAGTCGCGGCTGCATTCGCGAAAGATGTAGAAAAAGCGGTGCAAGCGGCAAAATCGGTTGGTTTCCCATGTGTCGCTAAAATCGTATCAAGGGATATACCCCACAAAACGGAAGTAGGAGGTGTATTATTAAATATTGAGAACTCCAAGCAATTAAAGACCAAAGTACAGGATATGAAGGCGCGGGTCTCTAGATTACTACCTCAAGCAAAGATAGAGGGATTCTTAATTCAAAGTATGGAAAAGGGCTTAGCTGAAGTCCTAATAGGGTATCGGGTTGATGAACTAGTAGGTCCCACTGTTGTGCTCAGTGCCGGTGGCGTCTTATCTGAAGTTTATGGCGACGCCGCAGTACGTATGGCACCTGTTAGCCATGCAACTGCCTTAGATATGATAAAGGAGGTAAAGGGTCTGGCTCCTATCTGTGGTTATCGTGGGATGCCGCAGGGCGATCTTCAGGCAATTGCTAATGCATTGGTAGCCTTGTCGCAACTGGCGTTTATAAAGAGGCCAAAACTCACTGAGGCCGAGATCAATCCACTCATCGTCAGAGAGGATGGCGAAGGCGCAGTGGCTGCAGATGGACTGATAATCTTACAATAA
- a CDS encoding isocitrate lyase/PEP mutase family protein, with the protein MVDKRNLPVGLKNKKGRNTQLRKLLQADGILVAPGAFDCISGRIVQNSGFDALYLTGAGISMSLMGAPDLGMLSYGEIISHIRRIADAVEIPIIADADTGYGGPLNVVRTARDYEKAGISCIQIEDQQWPKRCGHMMNRVIASVDEMCGRIKAAVDIRDDPDFVVMARTDSRTEFGINEAIDRMNAYVEAGADVAFVESPESIDEMRMVNEQISAPTLANMVEGGRTPFIKTTELQELGYDLAIYPGSMGRVLGKSGTRVLEHLKKEGTTEGMADWMFDQPDLFALFDYKDWTDYEANFGKR; encoded by the coding sequence ATGGTAGATAAAAGAAACTTGCCGGTCGGACTAAAAAATAAGAAGGGGCGTAATACCCAATTACGCAAACTTTTGCAAGCTGATGGAATATTGGTAGCGCCTGGTGCTTTTGACTGTATTTCGGGGCGTATAGTTCAGAATTCCGGCTTCGATGCTCTATATTTGACGGGGGCTGGAATTTCCATGAGCCTAATGGGTGCCCCAGATCTCGGCATGCTGTCATATGGAGAAATCATATCCCACATTCGCAGGATTGCCGATGCAGTTGAAATTCCTATTATCGCTGATGCAGATACAGGGTACGGAGGACCGCTCAATGTAGTTCGAACTGCCCGAGATTATGAAAAAGCTGGTATTTCATGCATTCAAATAGAAGACCAGCAATGGCCTAAACGCTGCGGACACATGATGAACCGGGTCATTGCATCAGTTGATGAAATGTGTGGCAGGATCAAAGCTGCAGTTGATATTCGTGACGATCCGGATTTCGTCGTGATGGCGAGAACCGATTCTCGGACTGAATTCGGAATCAATGAAGCTATTGATCGTATGAATGCATACGTTGAGGCTGGTGCCGATGTAGCCTTCGTGGAGAGCCCTGAAAGTATTGACGAAATGCGGATGGTCAATGAGCAAATTTCTGCACCTACATTAGCTAATATGGTTGAAGGAGGTCGCACACCATTTATAAAAACCACTGAACTGCAAGAGCTAGGGTATGACCTAGCTATTTATCCAGGCTCGATGGGGCGAGTTCTTGGCAAGTCAGGCACTCGCGTTCTTGAACATTTAAAGAAAGAGGGCACAACAGAGGGAATGGCAGATTGGATGTTTGACCAACCCGACTTATTTGCCTTATTTGATTATAAAGATTGGACGGACTACGAGGCGAATTTTGGGAAACGCTAA
- the leuD gene encoding 3-isopropylmalate dehydratase small subunit — MEAFTSLTAIAIPFDQVNVDTDQIIPARFLRKQRSDPDYASFLFNNARYNDDGSEKEDFILNQEKYRHGQIIIADENWGCGSSREAAVYALLANGIRAVIAPSFGDIHYNNGMKNGMLPVRLPTSDCNTLRKQIHKVPGSRVSINLLDQLVVGPEGTNYNFEIDPLHKHCMVNGLDDISLTLGYEDVLGAYEKKRQKEAPWLY; from the coding sequence ATGGAAGCTTTTACTTCCCTGACCGCGATTGCAATCCCATTTGATCAGGTTAATGTTGATACCGATCAAATAATACCGGCGCGGTTTTTGAGGAAACAGCGAAGTGATCCCGACTATGCATCCTTCCTGTTTAACAACGCTCGATATAATGACGATGGTTCAGAGAAAGAAGATTTCATTTTGAATCAAGAAAAATATCGGCACGGTCAAATAATCATCGCTGACGAAAACTGGGGCTGCGGATCCTCGCGAGAGGCAGCTGTTTATGCATTGTTAGCGAATGGGATTCGCGCAGTGATCGCGCCCAGTTTTGGAGATATTCATTATAATAATGGGATGAAGAACGGCATGCTACCCGTCCGGCTACCAACTTCAGATTGTAATACTCTCAGAAAACAAATTCATAAGGTGCCGGGGTCACGGGTTTCTATAAATCTTTTAGACCAACTAGTCGTGGGGCCTGAAGGAACCAATTACAACTTTGAAATCGATCCTTTGCACAAGCATTGCATGGTAAATGGACTTGACGATATAAGCCTAACTCTTGGATATGAGGATGTTTTAGGTGCTTACGAGAAGAAAAGACAAAAGGAAGCACCTTGGCTATATTAA
- the leuC gene encoding 3-isopropylmalate dehydratase large subunit: protein MTAPKTIFAKIWEAHEVVKRDDGQSLLYVDRHILHDGSFHAFGMLRDASRTVRRPYQTFGTPDHYASTVERTLDEMTDLEAREKVEMLASNADEFGIHHFGLEDSRMGIVHVIGPELGITQPGILLCCGDSHTSTHGAMGCISFGIGASEASHVLATQSIWQSKPKSMRVTVTGQLGFGVSGKDVALALIAQESASCGVGYAIEYAGPCINQLDIEGRLTLSNMTIEAGSRIGLIAPDEKTIKFLEGAEFAPKGRKWDLAVEAWKGLPTDEGAEFDKEVTLNGSTIAPMITWGTSPQHAIRITEPIPDPEAEPDSEKREEMKRALTYTGLMPGQLMTDVSVDRVFIGSCTNSRIQDLRLAAEVVKGQRVKVWSMISPGSGKIRQQAEAEGLDRIFTDAGFDWRHSGCSMCVGLNGDLLNKGERSASTSNRNFEGRQGPETRTHLVSPAMAAAAAVTGKFTDVRTLMERR from the coding sequence ATGACAGCGCCGAAAACAATTTTCGCAAAGATCTGGGAGGCACATGAAGTCGTGAAACGTGACGATGGGCAGTCGTTGTTGTATGTGGATCGTCACATACTTCACGATGGCAGTTTTCATGCATTTGGAATGTTGCGTGATGCGTCCAGAACAGTGCGACGGCCGTATCAAACATTTGGAACACCCGATCATTATGCATCTACCGTCGAGCGAACTTTAGATGAGATGACTGATCTTGAAGCTCGTGAGAAGGTCGAGATGCTTGCATCTAATGCAGATGAATTTGGCATTCACCATTTCGGCCTTGAAGATAGTCGTATGGGTATTGTTCATGTTATCGGCCCGGAATTGGGCATAACCCAACCCGGTATTCTTCTTTGTTGCGGAGACAGCCACACTTCTACGCATGGTGCTATGGGATGCATTTCTTTTGGAATTGGTGCTTCCGAAGCCAGTCATGTCCTTGCCACGCAATCTATTTGGCAAAGCAAACCTAAGTCGATGCGTGTCACCGTCACTGGACAGCTGGGGTTTGGAGTTAGTGGGAAGGATGTGGCCTTAGCCTTAATTGCTCAAGAGAGTGCCTCTTGTGGTGTAGGGTATGCGATTGAATATGCTGGTCCATGTATTAATCAGCTCGATATTGAAGGAAGGCTTACCCTTTCGAATATGACCATTGAAGCAGGATCACGCATAGGGCTTATTGCGCCAGACGAAAAAACAATTAAATTTCTAGAGGGCGCAGAATTTGCGCCAAAAGGCAGGAAATGGGATCTTGCAGTTGAAGCCTGGAAGGGTTTACCGACAGATGAGGGTGCTGAATTCGATAAGGAAGTGACATTAAATGGCTCAACTATTGCGCCAATGATTACATGGGGCACAAGTCCGCAACATGCCATCCGTATAACTGAACCAATTCCTGATCCAGAGGCAGAACCTGATAGTGAAAAGCGTGAGGAAATGAAGCGAGCTCTAACGTATACTGGTTTGATGCCAGGACAGTTAATGACAGATGTTTCGGTAGATCGTGTTTTTATAGGTTCATGTACCAATAGTCGTATACAGGATTTGCGGCTGGCTGCAGAGGTGGTTAAAGGTCAAAGGGTTAAGGTTTGGTCAATGATCTCGCCGGGTTCTGGGAAAATCCGTCAACAGGCTGAAGCAGAAGGCTTGGATCGAATCTTTACTGATGCCGGCTTTGATTGGCGCCACTCAGGGTGCTCAATGTGTGTTGGTTTGAATGGTGATCTACTTAATAAAGGAGAGCGTTCAGCCTCCACATCCAATCGTAATTTTGAGGGCAGGCAAGGTCCCGAAACTAGGACACATTTGGTAAGCCCCGCCATGGCCGCCGCTGCTGCTGTAACAGGAAAGTTTACTGATGTTCGTACTTTGATGGAAAGACGTTAA
- a CDS encoding DMT family transporter — MATGVHRTAPFRAIGLMVASVFFMNLNNALLKWLSGMYPASQIIFMRSMVMILIVLLIVPLFSSLSTLKPSNNSGHWYRGVLNLLNGIFFVLAVTYLPLAETVALTFAAPLFLTALAIPFLGERVGWRRWMAVSLGFLGILIVARPIGGTLQLAMVFPLLAALTGAMRDIVTRKLTAKEGSLSIFFTSSLISVVGSIPASLLDLEPFKWVMPGLYDTVLVFLTGLCVAAGHYLMIETFRFAEAKIVAPFRYTGIIWATILGFIVWGQLPDKFAILGVSIIIISGLYILHRQHLLSEIKSP; from the coding sequence ATGGCGACTGGCGTGCATAGGACGGCTCCATTCAGAGCAATTGGGCTAATGGTTGCGAGCGTTTTCTTCATGAATTTGAATAATGCGCTACTGAAATGGCTCTCGGGTATGTATCCGGCAAGCCAAATTATTTTCATGCGTTCAATGGTGATGATATTAATAGTACTCTTGATAGTCCCTTTATTCTCAAGCTTGTCAACTCTAAAGCCAAGTAACAATTCGGGCCACTGGTATAGGGGTGTGTTAAATCTGTTAAACGGTATCTTTTTCGTTCTTGCTGTTACCTATCTTCCTCTAGCAGAAACAGTGGCGCTCACTTTTGCAGCGCCGTTGTTTCTCACAGCGCTTGCGATACCATTTCTTGGCGAGAGGGTTGGTTGGCGACGTTGGATGGCGGTGTCTCTTGGGTTCCTTGGAATTTTAATTGTCGCTCGACCTATTGGAGGCACATTACAATTAGCAATGGTTTTTCCACTGCTTGCTGCCTTAACAGGTGCGATGCGTGATATTGTTACTCGAAAACTTACAGCAAAGGAGGGTTCCCTCTCGATATTTTTCACATCAAGCTTGATTTCGGTTGTAGGCTCAATCCCTGCTTCTTTATTGGATTTAGAGCCGTTTAAGTGGGTAATGCCTGGGCTTTACGACACCGTCCTCGTTTTTTTAACTGGTCTATGTGTCGCGGCAGGACATTACCTTATGATAGAAACATTCCGCTTTGCGGAAGCTAAAATTGTTGCTCCTTTCCGCTATACTGGAATTATATGGGCTACTATTTTGGGTTTTATCGTTTGGGGCCAATTGCCCGACAAGTTTGCCATTTTGGGTGTCTCAATAATAATCATAAGCGGCCTATACATTTTGCACCGTCAACATTTATTATCAGAGATTAAGTCACCCTAA
- a CDS encoding hydroxymethylglutaryl-CoA lyase, producing MGQELNRDDIDVYIREVGLRDGLQNVEAFFPTEAKKEWITTEAAAGVIDIEVCSFVPPKLIPQFADAPEVIKEAKKVGNFNVCALMPNLKGAERGIEAGVDQLNYVTSVSETHNLQNVRRTPAQSVEEFKAIVEYRDKKAEETGKRVTLLAGCATAFGCTLEGDIASSSVVSLARQFVESGADEISLADTVGYANPSQIKALCAEVLDVVDIPVTIHLHDTRGMGVVNAFAAYEAGIRRFDGCLGGLGGCPWAPGATGNVVLEDMAFMFEGMGLRTGIDLKKLCAVRDIIIRELPNEPLCGGLAKAGLPLNFSQATTLSAAAE from the coding sequence ATGGGCCAAGAGCTCAATCGAGATGATATTGATGTGTATATAAGAGAGGTCGGTCTGCGTGATGGTTTACAAAATGTAGAAGCTTTCTTTCCAACCGAGGCAAAAAAAGAATGGATTACCACTGAAGCCGCAGCTGGAGTTATTGATATTGAGGTCTGTTCTTTCGTTCCACCAAAACTTATTCCACAATTTGCGGACGCACCTGAAGTTATTAAAGAAGCAAAAAAGGTAGGTAACTTTAACGTTTGTGCGCTGATGCCCAATCTCAAAGGAGCTGAACGAGGTATAGAGGCAGGTGTAGATCAACTAAATTATGTTACTTCAGTCAGCGAGACCCATAATCTTCAAAATGTTCGCCGCACCCCTGCTCAATCGGTGGAAGAGTTTAAAGCCATTGTTGAATATCGCGATAAAAAGGCAGAGGAAACAGGCAAAAGAGTAACACTCCTCGCCGGTTGCGCAACGGCGTTTGGTTGCACATTGGAGGGTGATATTGCTTCGAGCTCCGTGGTCTCTTTAGCCCGGCAATTTGTCGAGTCAGGGGCTGATGAGATATCACTTGCCGATACTGTCGGCTATGCTAACCCCAGCCAAATTAAAGCACTATGCGCGGAAGTTTTAGATGTGGTTGATATCCCGGTAACTATTCACTTGCATGATACACGTGGTATGGGTGTGGTAAATGCATTCGCTGCCTATGAGGCAGGAATACGACGCTTCGATGGATGCCTCGGCGGTCTTGGTGGATGCCCCTGGGCGCCTGGAGCAACCGGGAATGTAGTATTAGAGGATATGGCTTTTATGTTTGAGGGCATGGGACTCCGCACAGGTATTGACTTGAAGAAACTATGTGCTGTTCGTGATATTATCATCCGTGAATTACCTAACGAACCACTTTGTGGTGGTTTGGCAAAAGCAGGCCTACCCTTAAATTTTTCACAGGCAACAACCCTTTCGGCGGCGGCGGAGTAG